One genomic window of Gossypium hirsutum isolate 1008001.06 chromosome D11, Gossypium_hirsutum_v2.1, whole genome shotgun sequence includes the following:
- the LOC107904639 gene encoding 40S ribosomal protein S20-2, with amino-acid sequence MAYAAMKPTKPGLEESQEQIHKIRITLSSKNVKNLEKVCADLVRGAKDKRLRVKGPVRMPTKVLHITTRKSPCGEGTNTWDRFELRVHKRVIDLFSSPDVVKQITSITIEPGVEVEVTIADS; translated from the exons ATGGCGTATGCTGCAATGAAACCGACCAAGCCTGGTTTGGAGGAATCCCAAGAGCAGATTCACAAAATCAGGATCACTCTCTCCTCCAAGAATGTGAAAAACCTCGAGAAAG TTTGTGCTGACTTGGTTCGTGGTGCCAAGGATAAGAGACTGAGGGTTAAGGGACCAGTGAGAATGCCCACCAAGGTTCTTCACATCACCACAAGGAAGTCTCCCTGTGGTGAAG GAACTAACACATGGGATCGGTTTGAACTCCGTGTTCACAAGCGAGTTATTGACCTTTTCAGCTCTCCCGACGTGGTCAAACAAATTACTTCCATCACCATCGAACCCGGAGTTGAGGTCGAGGTCACCATTGCAGATTCTTAA